From Enterococcus wangshanyuanii, the proteins below share one genomic window:
- a CDS encoding helix-turn-helix domain-containing protein, whose product MLYEELMMDSGVLTKFDLFKRITQINQPDISITQLSEEKSLNYQQTFIILNEINNDLMKIMKTHPAILKKAGKIDSTKLLVTIDEYRYFLLKKSVPFQFILYLLNHEKPSIDDFCQRYFVSRSTVSRKMLPLKKHVKQFNLRFGYTEANLIGDERAARVALFNALWLGTRGTAWPFESVAFDDAERLALAFSEYFPLSRTYLGAKELTYFAAIFLCRTRKEFFVPYDTRYDFLMMDNPYYDFERLNKELGAEQTLSPEQSKGESSFIFFLAHYAPFYTLDDDPSLFQTLHDFSSRPNLVYDIVHEFLDYAKTNIFKSEPEALDNSIIIGNLLNVMFAFYALRQPFPNLERLVEAPKTRSKADQFLETNIQLFFDEKSQETDSKFIYTIKKPLVNAFKSILLPIYDKPKHAEHLKIGVAFEHNFLLVSRIYQFLNDLGFVDAAPYKEELNDEYDLVISSSLLPRKKTPDLPLYFWDLSYKEEELADLYRVLQQLFEKKNLVED is encoded by the coding sequence ATGCTTTATGAAGAATTGATGATGGATTCAGGTGTATTGACAAAATTTGATCTTTTCAAACGAATCACGCAAATCAATCAGCCTGATATTTCAATTACTCAATTATCGGAAGAGAAATCATTGAATTACCAACAAACTTTTATCATCTTAAATGAAATCAATAATGATCTAATGAAAATAATGAAAACACATCCTGCTATTTTGAAAAAGGCAGGTAAAATCGACAGTACAAAATTACTCGTTACGATTGACGAATATCGCTACTTTTTATTAAAAAAATCAGTCCCTTTTCAATTTATCCTGTATCTTTTAAATCATGAAAAACCTAGTATAGATGATTTTTGTCAACGTTACTTCGTCAGCCGTTCTACTGTCTCCAGAAAAATGCTGCCTTTGAAGAAGCATGTAAAACAATTTAACTTACGTTTCGGCTATACAGAGGCCAATTTGATTGGAGATGAACGAGCTGCTCGAGTCGCTCTTTTTAATGCTCTTTGGTTGGGGACGAGAGGTACTGCTTGGCCTTTTGAAAGTGTTGCCTTTGACGACGCTGAGCGTTTGGCCCTTGCCTTTTCTGAATACTTTCCATTGTCTAGAACATACCTTGGTGCCAAAGAGTTGACCTATTTCGCAGCGATTTTTCTGTGTCGTACACGGAAAGAGTTCTTTGTTCCTTATGATACCCGTTATGACTTTTTGATGATGGATAATCCGTACTATGATTTTGAGCGTTTAAATAAAGAACTTGGTGCAGAACAAACACTTTCCCCTGAACAAAGTAAAGGGGAGAGCAGTTTTATTTTCTTTCTTGCTCACTATGCTCCTTTTTATACGCTGGATGACGACCCATCTTTATTCCAAACGCTCCATGATTTTTCATCTCGGCCAAATCTTGTGTATGACATCGTCCATGAGTTTTTAGATTACGCGAAAACCAATATCTTTAAAAGCGAGCCTGAAGCACTTGATAATTCAATCATCATTGGCAATTTATTAAATGTTATGTTTGCCTTTTATGCCTTGAGACAGCCCTTCCCAAATCTGGAAAGACTTGTTGAAGCGCCTAAAACACGAAGCAAAGCGGATCAATTTCTTGAAACAAACATTCAACTCTTCTTTGATGAAAAATCTCAGGAAACAGATAGCAAGTTTATTTACACGATCAAAAAACCACTTGTTAACGCCTTTAAATCCATTTTATTGCCAATTTATGATAAGCCAAAGCATGCGGAACATTTAAAGATTGGTGTAGCATTTGAGCATAATTTTTTGTTAGTCAGCAGAATCTATCAGTTCCTGAATGATCTAGGTTTTGTTGATGCTGCTCCTTATAAAGAGGAACTAAATGATGAATACGATCTAGTAATCAGCTCTTCTTTGTTACCTAGAAAAAAGACACCTGATTTACCTCTTTATTTTTGGGATCTTTCTTATAAAGAAGAAGAATTAGCAGATTTATATCGTGTTTTACAGCAACTATTTGAGAAAAAAAATCTTGTAGAAGATTAA